A window of the Tunturibacter empetritectus genome harbors these coding sequences:
- a CDS encoding dicarboxylate/amino acid:cation symporter, with amino-acid sequence MRTEIEPDVPLRKPFYQSLSVQVTVAIVLGVALGRFAPQTAIAMKPLGDAFIKLIAMVITVVIFCTVVTGIAGMQDMKKVGRVGGKALLYFEVVSTLALFIGLVAGNLAHPGSGLNVNPATLDVKAVAEYSGAAKAQNTTQFLLHIIPTTMVDAFAKGDILQVVFISVLLGVALAMMHSRAEPLLRLLEVLTQAIFTIVNLFMRLAPIGAFGAMAFTVGRYGVMSLGPLLKLILTFYLTCALFVIIVLGAVSWLAGFNIFRFLRYIKEEILLVLGTSSSESALPSLMEKMERLGCSKALVGLVVPTGYTFNTDGSSLYITMAALFVAQATNTHLTIGQQLSLFAVAILTSKGASGVQGAGFVALVGTLIVVPTIPVAGMALILGIDRFLSTFRALVNMIGNGVGTIVVASWEHEIEGSALTQALAMPTNRTIEQQIMDQPSMERQTRDQQISESEEEHEPIG; translated from the coding sequence ATGAGAACAGAGATCGAGCCAGACGTTCCGCTGCGCAAGCCTTTCTATCAGAGCCTCTCCGTGCAGGTCACCGTGGCGATCGTTCTAGGGGTGGCTCTGGGTCGCTTCGCGCCGCAGACGGCCATCGCCATGAAGCCGCTCGGAGACGCCTTCATCAAACTCATCGCCATGGTCATCACCGTGGTGATCTTCTGCACCGTCGTCACCGGCATCGCTGGCATGCAGGATATGAAGAAGGTCGGGCGCGTCGGAGGCAAGGCCCTGCTCTACTTTGAGGTCGTCTCCACCCTCGCGCTCTTCATCGGCCTGGTCGCGGGAAATCTCGCCCACCCCGGCAGCGGATTGAACGTCAACCCCGCAACCCTCGACGTGAAGGCAGTAGCCGAGTACTCCGGCGCGGCCAAGGCGCAAAACACCACGCAATTCCTGCTGCACATCATTCCCACCACTATGGTCGACGCCTTTGCCAAAGGAGACATCCTGCAGGTCGTCTTCATCTCCGTCCTCTTAGGTGTCGCCCTCGCCATGATGCACAGCCGCGCCGAGCCTCTCCTCCGCCTGCTCGAGGTGCTGACCCAGGCCATCTTCACCATCGTCAATCTCTTCATGCGCCTCGCACCCATCGGCGCCTTCGGAGCGATGGCCTTCACCGTGGGACGCTACGGCGTCATGTCCCTCGGGCCTCTGCTCAAGCTCATCCTCACCTTCTATCTCACCTGCGCGCTCTTCGTCATCATCGTTCTCGGCGCGGTCTCCTGGCTGGCCGGCTTCAACATCTTTCGCTTCCTGCGCTACATCAAGGAAGAGATTCTTCTCGTCCTCGGCACCAGCTCCTCGGAGTCGGCTCTCCCCAGCCTGATGGAGAAGATGGAGCGCCTCGGCTGCTCCAAAGCTCTCGTCGGCCTCGTCGTCCCTACCGGCTACACCTTCAACACCGATGGCAGCAGTCTCTACATCACCATGGCCGCGCTCTTCGTAGCTCAAGCCACCAACACCCACCTCACCATCGGCCAGCAGCTCAGCCTGTTTGCTGTCGCAATCCTCACCTCCAAGGGTGCAAGCGGCGTACAGGGCGCAGGCTTTGTCGCGCTCGTCGGAACCCTCATCGTCGTGCCCACCATCCCGGTTGCGGGCATGGCCCTCATCCTCGGCATCGATCGCTTTCTCAGCACCTTTCGCGCCCTGGTCAACATGATCGGCAACGGCGTAGGCACCATCGTTGTAGCCTCATGGGAGCATGAGATCGAAGGCTCCGCACTCACCCAGGCTCTAGCGATGCCAACTAATCGCACCATCGAACAGCAGATCATGGACCAACCGAGCATGGAGCGACAAACCAGAGACCAACAGATCTCGGAGAGCGAAGAAGAACATGAACCCATCGGATGA
- a CDS encoding alpha/beta hydrolase: MNPSDEPVLGGSNTPETAPSRRSFLLRSPLALASTMALLGDPHTLSAHASAKQTSQTVMWSREYWAHRGDLKLYLFRKNAGHAPSGHSTRPILFLCHGSSVSSRPTFDLEVPGHGEYSLMNKFVEFGFDVWTIDFEGYGRSSPSAGNSNIADGVEDLKAASLIVEQETGQPSFHLYGESGGALRAGAFAVAQPASVRRLVLAAFTWTGKGSSTLTKRAESLDSYRTHNLRPRGRDAIRSIFTRDKPGTSDPAVAEAMADAELKFGDFAPTGTYLDMSANLPLVDPTKLRVPVLIVRGEYDGIATEEDLLNFFRNLPIPDREFVILPGAAHSVALGTNRSQLWHTMRAFLDMPPRLDQKPPPPDSGF; the protein is encoded by the coding sequence ATGAACCCATCGGATGAACCCGTGCTCGGAGGTTCCAACACTCCAGAGACCGCGCCTTCGCGCCGAAGCTTTCTACTCCGCTCCCCCTTGGCTCTCGCGAGCACCATGGCACTGCTGGGAGACCCTCACACACTAAGCGCCCACGCCTCTGCAAAGCAAACCTCGCAAACGGTCATGTGGAGCCGCGAGTACTGGGCCCACAGGGGAGACCTTAAGCTCTACCTCTTCCGCAAGAACGCCGGCCACGCCCCATCCGGCCACTCCACCCGCCCCATCCTCTTCCTCTGTCACGGCTCCTCCGTCTCCTCCCGGCCAACCTTTGACCTCGAAGTTCCCGGCCACGGCGAATACTCCCTGATGAACAAGTTCGTAGAGTTCGGCTTCGATGTCTGGACCATCGACTTCGAGGGCTATGGCAGATCCTCGCCCTCTGCCGGCAACTCGAACATCGCCGACGGCGTGGAAGACCTGAAGGCAGCCAGCCTGATCGTCGAACAGGAGACCGGCCAGCCTAGCTTTCATCTCTACGGAGAGTCCGGCGGCGCACTCCGCGCCGGAGCCTTCGCCGTCGCCCAGCCCGCCAGCGTCCGCCGCCTCGTTCTTGCAGCCTTCACCTGGACAGGGAAGGGCTCTTCCACCCTCACCAAACGCGCCGAGTCGCTGGACTCCTACCGCACCCACAACCTTAGACCACGTGGCCGGGACGCCATCCGCAGCATCTTCACCCGCGACAAGCCCGGCACCTCCGATCCCGCCGTCGCCGAGGCTATGGCCGATGCCGAGCTCAAGTTCGGTGACTTTGCCCCTACCGGGACCTACCTCGATATGTCCGCCAACCTTCCCCTCGTCGACCCCACCAAACTCCGCGTTCCCGTCCTCATCGTGCGCGGCGAGTATGACGGCATTGCCACCGAGGAAGATCTCCTGAACTTCTTTCGCAACCTTCCCATACCCGACCGCGAGTTCGTCATCCTCCCCGGGGCCGCTCACTCGGTCGCCCTCGGCACAAACCGAAGTCAACTCTGGCACACCATGCGAGCGTTCCTCGATATGCCTCCGCGTCTCGATCAGAAGCCTCCTCCACCAGACTCCGGTTTTTAA
- a CDS encoding MmgE/PrpD family protein, with protein sequence MSLSHLLSRRAFLVQGALAGVSANAVTVAPSPQTPAAQTPTPQATSDVQPSTPPATRILADWLVSSPPSAVPDNVRKEAVRSIVNWVGVTVGGSGQQAVVRALATLQPYTGTSSAHLFGRPETLDPLRAALITGISSHVLDYDDTHLETIIHPAGPVASALFSLAQTRLVSGADLLHAFILGTEIECRLGKAIYPSHYDMGWHITGTCGAFGAAAACGRILGLNPQQMRWALGIAATEAAGLKIMFGSMSKSLNIGRAAENGLLAALLAASNFTSSDESIEGHEGYIFAASRQHNYAPLLDGLGQHYEIVLNTYKPFACGIVIHPVIDGVLQLRNQHNLKAPEIRSIAIRANPLVLELTGKKTPTTGLEAKFSVFHSAAVALLRGFAGEKEYTDEAARDPQVVALRERVYVSVDPAIRTDEAYITITTTGGQTFTKHVEHAVGSVQNPLTDKDLSFKFTQLATGILPPAQIEELLTFAWNLPEQHNAGDLPRLGSIA encoded by the coding sequence ATGAGTCTCTCCCATCTGCTCTCCCGCCGCGCCTTCCTCGTCCAGGGAGCACTGGCCGGAGTCTCCGCCAACGCGGTCACCGTCGCCCCATCCCCGCAAACACCCGCAGCGCAGACACCTACGCCGCAAGCAACCAGCGACGTCCAACCGTCCACTCCCCCCGCGACCCGCATCCTCGCCGACTGGCTGGTCTCCTCTCCGCCATCCGCCGTACCCGACAATGTGCGAAAGGAAGCGGTGCGCTCCATCGTCAACTGGGTCGGAGTCACCGTCGGAGGCTCTGGCCAGCAGGCCGTCGTTCGAGCCCTCGCCACCCTTCAGCCCTACACCGGCACCTCCTCCGCCCATCTCTTCGGCCGCCCCGAGACCCTCGATCCGCTTCGCGCCGCCCTCATCACCGGCATCAGCTCCCACGTGCTCGACTACGACGACACCCACCTCGAGACCATCATCCACCCCGCAGGCCCCGTCGCCAGCGCCCTCTTCTCGCTCGCTCAGACCCGACTAGTCAGCGGAGCCGATCTCCTCCACGCCTTCATCCTCGGCACCGAGATCGAGTGCCGTCTCGGCAAAGCCATCTATCCCTCCCACTACGACATGGGCTGGCACATCACAGGAACCTGCGGAGCCTTCGGTGCCGCCGCCGCCTGCGGACGCATCCTCGGACTCAACCCCCAGCAGATGCGGTGGGCTCTCGGCATCGCCGCCACCGAAGCCGCTGGCCTCAAGATCATGTTCGGCAGCATGTCGAAGAGCCTCAACATCGGCCGCGCCGCCGAGAACGGCCTCCTCGCCGCACTCCTCGCCGCAAGCAACTTCACCAGCTCCGACGAGAGCATCGAGGGTCACGAAGGCTACATCTTCGCCGCCTCCCGCCAGCACAACTACGCCCCGCTCCTCGACGGCCTCGGCCAGCACTACGAGATCGTCCTCAACACCTACAAGCCCTTCGCCTGCGGCATCGTCATCCATCCCGTCATCGACGGCGTCCTCCAACTCCGCAACCAGCACAACCTCAAAGCCCCCGAGATCCGATCCATCGCCATTCGCGCCAACCCCCTCGTCCTCGAGCTCACCGGCAAGAAGACACCCACCACTGGACTCGAAGCCAAGTTCAGCGTCTTCCACTCCGCCGCAGTCGCTCTCCTCCGCGGCTTCGCAGGAGAGAAGGAGTACACCGACGAGGCCGCGCGCGATCCCCAGGTCGTTGCCCTGCGCGAGCGCGTCTACGTCTCCGTTGACCCCGCCATCCGCACCGACGAGGCGTACATCACCATCACCACCACAGGCGGCCAAACCTTCACCAAACACGTAGAGCACGCCGTAGGCAGCGTCCAGAACCCGCTCACCGACAAAGACCTCTCCTTCAAGTTCACCCAGCTCGCCACCGGAATCCTTCCCCCCGCCCAGATCGAAGAGCTTCTCACTTTTGCTTGGAACCTACCCGAGCAACACAACGCCGGCGACCTCCCGCGTCTGGGATCCATCGCATGA
- a CDS encoding cupin domain-containing protein: MLNQNDERPSADSLSRRSFLEAGSVALAAAALGGASLSAQQPSATPHNASGSNPGQENLPLLKENPSSNTPPRTDRGDIGPIWYSFDLNHKRLENGGWTHQVTQRELPPSRDLAGVNMRLTAGSFRELHWHTADEWAYMIYGSARVTVLNPDGTIQIEDVSKGDLWFFPAGFPHSIQGLASDGCEFLLVFDEGFFSEENTFSISEWVAHTPPEILEKNFRLSTSELSKLPTRELFIFPAALPQSLEHDRQSAGGPSAVSPIQYIFRAGSMPPTKSSAQGEVRIVDSRNFPASKSVAAGIVTLKPGGLRELHWHPTAAEWQFYIAGSGRMTVIAPGGRARTMDFNANDVGFVPTAAGHYIENTGSSDLIFLEMFKLDQFLEFSLNNWIRRLPPEMVSAHLNLDASSISRIPAEKLAIL, from the coding sequence ATGCTGAACCAGAACGACGAAAGGCCTTCCGCCGACTCTCTATCACGCCGCTCCTTCCTGGAGGCCGGTTCCGTAGCCTTAGCCGCCGCAGCCTTAGGAGGTGCCAGCCTCTCCGCCCAACAGCCATCGGCCACCCCACATAACGCATCCGGCTCTAATCCCGGTCAAGAGAATCTTCCGCTCCTCAAAGAAAACCCCAGCTCTAATACTCCTCCCCGTACTGACCGTGGAGACATTGGACCGATCTGGTACTCCTTCGACCTTAACCACAAACGCCTGGAGAATGGTGGCTGGACACATCAAGTGACTCAGCGTGAGCTTCCTCCATCCAGGGATCTCGCCGGAGTCAACATGCGCCTCACCGCCGGGAGCTTCCGCGAGCTCCACTGGCACACCGCAGACGAGTGGGCCTACATGATCTACGGCTCCGCCCGCGTAACTGTCCTCAATCCGGACGGGACCATCCAGATCGAAGATGTCTCCAAGGGCGACCTCTGGTTTTTTCCCGCTGGCTTCCCGCACTCCATTCAGGGCCTCGCCTCCGACGGCTGCGAGTTTCTTTTGGTCTTCGACGAAGGATTTTTCTCCGAGGAGAACACCTTTTCCATCTCCGAGTGGGTCGCTCACACCCCGCCAGAGATCCTTGAAAAGAACTTCCGCCTTAGCACCAGCGAGCTTTCGAAGCTGCCCACACGCGAACTCTTCATCTTCCCCGCCGCGCTGCCGCAGTCCCTCGAGCACGACCGCCAATCCGCAGGCGGTCCCTCTGCCGTATCGCCCATCCAATACATCTTCCGCGCGGGATCCATGCCGCCCACAAAGTCTTCCGCCCAGGGCGAAGTTCGCATCGTCGACTCGCGTAACTTTCCCGCTTCGAAGTCCGTCGCCGCCGGCATCGTAACCCTCAAACCCGGAGGCCTGCGCGAGCTGCATTGGCACCCCACCGCCGCCGAATGGCAGTTCTACATCGCAGGCTCCGGCAGGATGACTGTCATAGCCCCAGGTGGCCGCGCACGCACCATGGACTTCAACGCAAACGACGTTGGCTTCGTCCCCACGGCTGCTGGCCACTACATCGAAAACACCGGCTCCTCCGACCTCATCTTTCTTGAGATGTTCAAGCTCGATCAATTCCTCGAGTTCTCTCTCAATAACTGGATACGTCGTCTCCCCCCAGAGATGGTCTCGGCTCACCTCAACCTTGACGCCTCTTCCATAAGCCGCATTCCCGCAGAGAAGCTGGCCATCCTTTAG